From a single Pasteurella atlantica genomic region:
- the zipA gene encoding cell division protein ZipA codes for MELSIIFFILAGILITLLIGYSILSSRREKSHIFENDFASRPQQPITPLNELSFSHLSQNEKYDNVQDDTSTKQLSENNENSTVEKSVNKIKIRLNNKKNAKEKEKQKQKVEERQLSLFNTQDTIKNEEEEVEVEKQAPEVTQTQEKTTEEKIITLYLVAPENKEFSGEEIVQKLEEMGFQYGEHKIFHRHIDNSASPIIFSVANMMQPGVFDLDKIHSFSTIGLLFFMYIPSAGNDVTNLRLMISTVESLSKSLGGFMLNDQQALFDKQSHLEYIRRVQ; via the coding sequence ATGGAACTCTCAATTATTTTCTTTATTTTAGCTGGAATACTGATTACATTGTTAATTGGTTATTCAATCTTGTCTTCTCGCAGAGAAAAATCCCATATATTTGAAAATGACTTTGCTAGTCGTCCACAACAACCCATCACACCATTAAATGAACTCTCTTTTTCTCATTTATCTCAGAATGAGAAGTATGACAATGTACAAGATGACACGTCGACAAAACAATTGTCAGAAAATAATGAAAACTCTACAGTTGAAAAGTCTGTCAATAAAATAAAAATACGTTTAAACAATAAGAAAAATGCGAAAGAAAAAGAGAAGCAAAAACAAAAAGTAGAAGAGAGACAATTATCCTTATTTAATACTCAAGACACAATTAAAAATGAGGAAGAAGAGGTAGAGGTAGAAAAACAAGCACCAGAGGTAACACAGACTCAAGAGAAGACAACAGAAGAGAAAATTATTACCCTTTATCTTGTTGCTCCTGAAAATAAAGAATTTTCTGGTGAAGAAATTGTTCAAAAGCTCGAAGAAATGGGGTTTCAATATGGTGAACATAAAATTTTTCATCGTCATATTGATAACAGTGCGAGTCCAATTATCTTCAGTGTTGCTAATATGATGCAACCTGGGGTATTTGATCTCGATAAAATACACTCATTTTCAACAATTGGTCTTCTCTTTTTTATGTATATTCCATCAGCTGGAAATGATGTTACAAATTTACGATTGATGATCAGCACAGTAGAAAGCTTATCTAAATCACTCGGCGGATTTATGCTGAATGACCAACAAGCGTTATTTGACAAACAATCTCACTTGGAATACATACGAAGAGTACAATAA
- the grxD gene encoding Grx4 family monothiol glutaredoxin, which produces METIEKIKKQITENPVLIYMKGSPKFPSCGFSARAVEALIGCKVPFGYVDILTNPDIRSELPKYAQWPTFPQLWVKGELVGGCDIILEMYQKGELQKLLKEATEENPA; this is translated from the coding sequence ATGGAAACAATAGAGAAAATCAAAAAACAAATTACAGAAAATCCTGTTCTTATTTATATGAAAGGATCACCAAAATTTCCTTCTTGTGGTTTTTCAGCTCGAGCAGTAGAAGCATTGATAGGATGCAAAGTTCCTTTTGGATATGTAGATATTTTAACTAATCCTGATATTCGTTCAGAATTACCAAAATATGCACAATGGCCAACTTTTCCACAACTTTGGGTTAAAGGTGAATTAGTAGGTGGTTGTGATATTATTTTAGAAATGTATCAAAAAGGTGAGCTTCAAAAACTATTAAAAGAAGCGACTGAAGAAAATCCAGCTTAA
- a CDS encoding PTS mannitol transporter subunit IICBA, with product MSSNFKVKVQGFGRFLSNMVMPNIGAFIAWGFITALFIPTGWLPNEYLGKLVGPMITYLLPLLIGYTGGRLVGGERGAVVGSVATMGIIVGASIPMFLGAMIAGPLGGLAIKTFDNWVEGKVKTGFEMLVNNFSAGIIGMILALLAYSVIGGIVTQISELFAAGVDVLVKANMLPLTSLLVEPAKILFLNNAINHGIFSPLGIQQSQEIGQSIFFLIEANPGPGLGILLAYMFFGKGLAKQTAGSATIIHFFGGIHEIYFPYVLMNPRLILAVIAGGMTGVFTLTLFNAGLVAPASPGSIFAVLLMTPKGATLGVLLSIALSCTVSFLIASVLLKTQKVTDEEGDDLESAQSKMHSMKAQSKGVSSASLQQVNKIYVACDAGMGSSAMGASMLRKKVEEAGLNIEVKNLAINDLPDNAQLVITHKDLTTRAKQQVPNAQHLSLNNFLDNTFYNQLVQDLVNDEGVNSSLTKKAKPAHCLELKESQIFLNLTATNKEQAIQFAGEKLVKLGFAKEDYIPAMFEREKQVSTYLGEGIAVPHGTIAAKESVLETGIVFCQYRDGVRFIDDEEDGVAKLVIGIAARNDEHIQVITAITNALDDEEKMHTLMTTDDPQQVLNLLQGK from the coding sequence ATGTCTTCAAATTTTAAAGTGAAAGTTCAAGGTTTTGGACGTTTCTTATCCAATATGGTAATGCCTAATATTGGGGCATTTATCGCATGGGGGTTTATTACAGCCCTATTTATTCCAACAGGTTGGTTGCCAAATGAGTATTTAGGAAAACTTGTTGGTCCTATGATTACTTATTTATTACCACTTTTAATTGGTTATACTGGTGGTCGTTTAGTTGGTGGTGAACGTGGTGCCGTTGTTGGTTCGGTCGCAACAATGGGAATTATCGTTGGTGCATCAATTCCAATGTTCTTGGGAGCAATGATTGCAGGTCCACTTGGTGGTTTAGCAATTAAAACTTTTGATAACTGGGTTGAAGGAAAAGTAAAAACTGGCTTTGAAATGTTAGTAAATAACTTCTCCGCTGGTATTATCGGTATGATTTTGGCTCTTTTGGCTTATAGTGTTATCGGTGGAATTGTCACTCAAATTTCAGAATTATTTGCTGCTGGGGTTGATGTATTAGTTAAAGCGAATATGCTTCCATTAACATCATTACTTGTTGAGCCAGCAAAAATTTTATTCTTAAATAATGCGATTAACCACGGTATTTTCTCTCCGCTTGGTATTCAACAATCCCAAGAAATTGGACAATCAATTTTCTTCTTAATTGAAGCAAACCCAGGTCCAGGCTTAGGTATTTTACTTGCCTATATGTTCTTTGGAAAAGGCTTGGCAAAACAAACTGCAGGTAGTGCAACTATTATCCATTTCTTTGGTGGTATTCACGAAATTTACTTCCCTTATGTGTTAATGAACCCACGTTTAATTCTGGCTGTAATTGCTGGAGGTATGACTGGTGTGTTTACCTTAACACTGTTTAATGCTGGTCTTGTAGCACCTGCTTCTCCAGGTTCTATCTTTGCAGTATTATTAATGACGCCAAAAGGTGCAACATTAGGCGTGTTATTATCAATTGCACTTTCTTGTACTGTTTCTTTCCTTATTGCATCAGTGTTATTGAAAACACAAAAAGTAACAGATGAAGAGGGTGATGATTTAGAATCAGCTCAATCTAAAATGCACTCAATGAAAGCACAAAGTAAAGGTGTTTCATCAGCTTCATTACAACAAGTAAATAAAATTTATGTTGCTTGTGATGCAGGAATGGGATCAAGTGCAATGGGGGCGAGTATGTTACGTAAGAAAGTTGAGGAAGCAGGCTTAAATATTGAGGTAAAAAATCTTGCCATCAATGATTTACCTGATAATGCTCAACTGGTTATTACGCATAAAGATTTAACCACTCGAGCAAAACAACAAGTACCAAATGCACAACATTTGTCATTAAATAATTTCTTAGATAACACTTTTTATAATCAGCTTGTACAAGATCTAGTTAATGATGAAGGAGTAAATTCGAGCCTAACAAAAAAAGCTAAGCCAGCTCACTGCTTAGAATTGAAAGAATCGCAAATATTCTTAAATCTAACTGCGACAAATAAAGAGCAAGCCATTCAGTTTGCTGGCGAAAAACTTGTTAAACTTGGCTTTGCTAAAGAAGATTATATACCTGCAATGTTTGAACGTGAAAAACAGGTTTCCACTTATCTTGGAGAAGGAATTGCCGTACCACACGGAACAATTGCTGCTAAAGAAAGTGTGTTAGAAACAGGTATTGTATTCTGTCAATATCGTGATGGTGTACGTTTCATTGATGATGAAGAGGATGGTGTTGCAAAATTGGTCATTGGAATTGCGGCTCGTAATGATGAGCATATTCAAGTTATCACAGCAATAACCAACGCATTAGATGATGAAGAAAAAATGCACACATTAATGACGACAGATGACCCACAACAAGTATTAAATTTACTACAAGGTAAATAA
- a CDS encoding DeoR/GlpR family DNA-binding transcription regulator — MSKRNTQQRRHLIATLVQEQGEVSVEQLSEQFETSEVTIRKDLTILEESGLLLRRYGGAIKMPSEFIDEQHIEDISKQKKAIAKLAVNCIREHNRIIIDSGSTTGALIPYLNQAGLVVMTNSLALASELTALEIEPTVLMTGGTWDSRSESFQGKVAETALRSYDFDQLFIGADGLDLARGTTTFNELVGLSQVMAEVSREVNVMIESHKMARKMPNVELDWDQIDRVITDNQIDLEMKKALEQKGIDVLIAQI, encoded by the coding sequence ATGTCAAAACGAAACACTCAACAACGTCGTCATTTAATTGCTACTCTTGTTCAAGAACAAGGGGAAGTGAGTGTGGAACAGTTATCAGAACAGTTTGAAACCTCAGAAGTAACAATTCGCAAGGACTTAACAATACTTGAAGAGAGTGGGCTATTGTTACGCCGTTATGGTGGGGCAATTAAAATGCCGTCTGAATTTATTGATGAGCAACATATTGAAGATATTTCGAAACAAAAGAAAGCGATTGCAAAATTGGCGGTAAATTGTATTCGTGAGCATAATCGTATCATTATTGATAGTGGTAGTACGACTGGGGCATTGATTCCTTATTTGAATCAAGCAGGGCTAGTTGTGATGACAAATTCTCTTGCACTTGCTTCAGAATTAACCGCTTTGGAAATTGAGCCAACGGTATTGATGACAGGGGGAACGTGGGATTCTCGTTCGGAATCTTTTCAAGGAAAAGTGGCGGAAACCGCATTGCGATCCTATGATTTTGACCAGTTATTTATTGGTGCTGATGGATTAGATTTAGCACGGGGTACAACGACTTTTAATGAGTTGGTTGGATTAAGTCAGGTTATGGCGGAAGTATCTCGTGAAGTGAATGTGATGATTGAATCTCACAAAATGGCAAGAAAAATGCCTAATGTGGAATTAGATTGGGATCAAATTGATCGTGTGATTACCGATAATCAAATTGATTTAGAAATGAAGAAAGCGTTGGAACAAAAAGGTATTGACGTTCTAATTGCTCAAATTTAG
- the metJ gene encoding met regulon transcriptional regulator MetJ — MADWSGEYISPYVEHGKKSEHVRKVTVSIPVKVLEILTNERTRRQINNLRHATNSELLCEAFLHAFTGQPLPTDEDLMKARHDEIPEEAKLKMQELGIDPKDWQY, encoded by the coding sequence ATGGCAGATTGGAGTGGCGAATATATTAGCCCTTATGTTGAGCATGGTAAGAAAAGTGAACATGTTCGTAAAGTCACCGTTTCTATTCCAGTGAAAGTACTAGAAATTTTAACGAATGAGCGAACTCGTCGTCAAATAAATAATCTCCGCCACGCAACCAATAGTGAATTGCTTTGTGAGGCTTTCTTACATGCTTTTACAGGGCAACCCCTTCCAACAGATGAAGATTTAATGAAAGCCCGTCACGATGAAATTCCAGAAGAAGCGAAGTTAAAAATGCAAGAACTAGGTATTGATCCAAAAGACTGGCAATACTAA
- the glmS gene encoding glutamine--fructose-6-phosphate transaminase (isomerizing), with translation MCGIVGAVAQRDVADILVDGLHRLEYRGYDSAGVAVLNATTKEMQVVRRVGKVKELENAVAESNVIGGTGIAHTRWATHGEPSEINAHPHVSGKIAVVHNGIIENYEELREELKAKGYEFLSQTDTEVIAHLVEWELRTSETLLEAVKKTVKQLRGAYGTVVMNQDEPEHLIVARSGSPLVIGLGVGENFIGSDPLALLSVTHRFIYLEEGDVAEITRKTVDIFDREDKPVQREIHESHFENDAADKGQYRHYMQKEIFEQPVAIINTLEGRITNGKVNVDAMGKDVDKILAKVEHIQIVACGTSYNAGMVARYWFESIAGVSCDVEIASEFRYRKFVTRPNSLLITLSQSGETADTLAALRLAQESGFMSSMVICNVASSSLVRESDFAFMTKAGVEIGVASTKAFTTQLTCLLLLNTAIGRLKGTLSEQEEKQIVQSLQRLPAQIESALVFDKEIEKLSQDFAEKHHTLFLGRGEFYPIAMESALKLKEISYIHAEAYAAGELKHGPLALIDSDMPVVVIAPENDLLEKVKSNIEEVSARGGQLYIFADKDAGFTDSDNFKTLVMPKVDQVTAPIFYTVPLQLLSYHIALIKGTDVDQPRNLAKAVTVE, from the coding sequence ATGTGTGGAATAGTAGGTGCAGTAGCACAGCGTGATGTGGCAGACATTTTGGTTGATGGGTTACATCGTTTAGAATATCGTGGTTATGATTCAGCGGGCGTTGCTGTGCTAAATGCGACAACCAAAGAGATGCAAGTCGTTCGCCGAGTCGGTAAAGTAAAAGAATTAGAAAATGCAGTGGCGGAAAGTAATGTAATTGGTGGAACAGGCATTGCTCACACACGTTGGGCAACACACGGCGAACCAAGTGAAATCAATGCACACCCTCACGTCAGTGGTAAAATTGCGGTAGTTCACAATGGTATTATTGAAAACTACGAAGAATTACGTGAAGAATTAAAAGCAAAGGGCTATGAATTTTTATCACAAACGGATACCGAAGTTATCGCTCACTTAGTAGAATGGGAATTACGCACATCTGAAACGTTACTAGAAGCAGTGAAGAAAACCGTAAAACAGTTGCGTGGTGCTTATGGTACTGTGGTGATGAATCAAGATGAACCAGAACATTTAATCGTGGCTCGTTCAGGCAGTCCATTAGTGATTGGGTTAGGTGTAGGCGAGAACTTTATCGGTTCAGATCCTTTGGCGTTATTAAGCGTAACCCACCGTTTTATTTACTTAGAAGAAGGCGATGTTGCGGAGATTACACGCAAAACAGTCGATATTTTTGATCGTGAAGATAAGCCTGTGCAACGTGAAATTCACGAATCGCATTTTGAAAATGATGCGGCAGATAAAGGGCAGTATCGCCACTATATGCAAAAAGAAATTTTTGAACAACCAGTTGCGATTATCAATACTCTTGAAGGTCGTATTACCAACGGTAAAGTGAATGTTGACGCTATGGGTAAAGATGTCGATAAAATCTTAGCAAAAGTTGAGCATATCCAAATTGTAGCGTGTGGTACATCTTATAACGCTGGAATGGTGGCTCGCTACTGGTTTGAGTCTATTGCTGGCGTAAGTTGTGATGTGGAAATTGCCTCTGAATTCCGCTATCGTAAATTTGTGACTCGTCCAAATAGCTTATTGATTACCCTTTCACAATCGGGGGAAACCGCAGATACGTTGGCAGCATTACGTTTAGCACAAGAATCAGGGTTTATGTCATCAATGGTGATTTGTAACGTGGCAAGTTCATCATTAGTGCGTGAATCTGACTTTGCCTTTATGACAAAAGCGGGCGTAGAAATTGGTGTTGCGTCAACCAAAGCTTTTACCACTCAATTAACTTGTTTATTACTTTTAAATACTGCAATTGGGCGTTTAAAAGGGACATTGAGCGAACAAGAAGAGAAGCAAATCGTGCAATCTTTACAACGCTTACCCGCACAAATTGAAAGTGCGTTAGTGTTTGACAAAGAAATTGAAAAATTATCACAAGATTTCGCCGAAAAACACCATACTCTATTCTTAGGACGTGGTGAGTTTTATCCTATCGCAATGGAATCAGCATTGAAATTAAAAGAGATTTCTTATATTCACGCAGAAGCTTACGCCGCAGGTGAATTAAAACACGGTCCATTAGCCTTGATTGATAGCGATATGCCAGTGGTGGTAATTGCTCCTGAAAATGATTTATTAGAAAAAGTAAAATCAAATATTGAAGAAGTGAGTGCCAGAGGCGGACAGCTTTATATCTTTGCGGATAAAGATGCTGGTTTTACGGATTCAGATAATTTCAAAACGTTAGTAATGCCAAAAGTCGATCAGGTTACGGCACCGATTTTCTACACCGTGCCATTACAATTATTGTCTTATCACATCGCCTTAATTAAAGGCACTGATGTTGATCAACCTCGTAATTTAGCAAAAGCAGTAACGGTTGAGTAA
- a CDS encoding mannitol-1-phosphate 5-dehydrogenase, which produces MNALHFGAGNIGRGFIGKLLADSNIHITFVDINQTQIDQINQQKQYGVKIVGDNSRVEIVRNIEAINSADEVALLNKISTVNLITTAVGPNVLKIIAPTLAKGLVKRLENNNSQPLNIIACENMVRGTSFLKENVFQYLNNEQQQQIEQIVGFVDSAVDRIVPPTQPNLDDPLEVTVEEFSEWIVDQTQFKGTIPDIQGMELTDNLMAFVERKLFTLNTGHLVTAYLGKQADVKYIKDAIILENIKSKVKATMEESGAVLIKRYNFDPLVHSAYIEKIIKRFENPYLDDDVNRVGREPIRKLSQNDRLIKPLLGTIEFDLPNQHLIEGVVMALQYRNQDDPQAIELAEYIDQNGLYDAVKHYTGLTNEDIISKIIKLYK; this is translated from the coding sequence ATGAATGCATTACATTTTGGTGCAGGTAATATCGGGCGTGGTTTTATTGGTAAATTATTAGCTGACTCTAATATTCATATTACCTTTGTTGATATCAACCAAACTCAAATCGATCAAATTAATCAGCAAAAACAGTACGGTGTAAAAATTGTTGGTGATAATAGTCGTGTAGAAATAGTGAGAAATATAGAGGCTATCAATTCAGCAGATGAAGTCGCGCTACTAAACAAAATTAGTACCGTTAATTTAATCACTACAGCTGTTGGTCCAAATGTATTAAAAATTATTGCACCAACGCTTGCCAAAGGATTAGTAAAACGTTTAGAAAATAATAATTCTCAACCATTAAATATTATCGCTTGTGAAAATATGGTAAGAGGTACTTCTTTTTTAAAAGAGAATGTATTTCAATACTTAAATAATGAACAGCAACAACAAATTGAACAAATAGTTGGTTTTGTTGATTCAGCGGTTGATCGTATTGTTCCACCTACTCAACCAAATTTAGATGACCCACTTGAAGTAACTGTTGAAGAGTTTAGTGAATGGATTGTCGATCAAACTCAATTTAAAGGTACTATTCCAGATATTCAAGGTATGGAATTAACTGATAACTTGATGGCGTTCGTAGAGCGTAAGCTATTTACTCTTAATACAGGACATTTAGTCACTGCTTATTTAGGTAAACAAGCGGATGTAAAATATATAAAAGATGCCATTATTTTAGAAAATATCAAATCTAAGGTAAAAGCAACAATGGAAGAAAGTGGCGCAGTTTTAATTAAACGTTATAATTTTGATCCATTAGTACATTCCGCTTATATAGAAAAAATTATCAAACGTTTTGAAAATCCTTATTTAGATGATGATGTAAATCGAGTTGGACGTGAGCCTATTCGTAAACTTAGTCAAAATGATCGCTTGATTAAACCTTTATTAGGTACGATAGAATTTGATTTACCTAATCAGCATTTAATTGAAGGTGTGGTGATGGCATTACAATATCGTAATCAAGATGATCCACAAGCCATAGAATTGGCGGAGTATATTGATCAGAATGGTCTTTATGATGCAGTTAAGCATTATACAGGATTAACGAATGAAGATATTATTTCAAAAATTATAAAACTATATAAATAA
- the cysZ gene encoding sulfate transporter CysZ, which produces MILLLPPSQNQFEAGIYYFTFGWRLIFQRKLLPFILFPLLINITLIIGLVWLFIVNLNDWLNSLVSFMPSWLDWITVILIPIAILGLMLFFYFTFTTLANFIAAPFNGLLAEKVELQLTGELLLDTSFADILKDIPRMLKREWQKMMYALPRLVILFTLGFVPLLGQTVIPILLFILGCWLVAIQYCDYPFDNHKISFIRMQKALSEHKVMNLTFGTLISIATLIPVINLVIMPVAVCGATAMWTQEYRTFFLNSDLGEFYDRKKE; this is translated from the coding sequence ATGATTTTATTACTTCCACCTTCTCAAAATCAGTTTGAGGCAGGGATTTATTATTTTACTTTTGGATGGCGTTTGATTTTTCAGCGAAAATTACTTCCTTTTATTTTGTTTCCATTACTGATTAATATTACGCTGATTATAGGTTTAGTATGGTTATTTATTGTTAACCTTAATGATTGGTTAAATTCTCTTGTAAGCTTTATGCCTAGCTGGTTAGATTGGATAACCGTGATATTGATCCCTATTGCAATTTTGGGTTTAATGCTCTTTTTCTATTTTACTTTCACAACACTAGCCAATTTTATTGCTGCGCCTTTTAATGGCTTATTGGCAGAAAAAGTGGAACTTCAATTAACGGGGGAACTGTTATTAGATACTTCTTTTGCCGATATATTAAAAGACATTCCAAGAATGCTTAAACGAGAATGGCAAAAAATGATGTATGCACTTCCTAGATTAGTTATTTTATTTACATTAGGCTTTGTACCTCTTTTAGGACAAACGGTGATCCCTATATTATTATTTATATTGGGATGTTGGTTAGTTGCAATTCAATATTGTGACTATCCTTTTGATAATCATAAAATTAGCTTTATTAGGATGCAAAAAGCATTATCTGAACATAAAGTAATGAACTTAACTTTTGGTACACTGATAAGCATTGCCACATTAATTCCAGTAATTAATTTAGTTATTATGCCTGTTGCGGTGTGTGGTGCAACTGCAATGTGGACACAAGAATACCGTACTTTCTTTTTAAATAGTGATTTAGGGGAGTTTTATGATAGAAAAAAAGAGTAA
- a CDS encoding ISAs1 family transposase encodes MKKFLTISSLLIAPEMVAKAIRSHWSIENSSYWVLDVIFKEDESRICLENAPEYMAIFRHFAMNLLLKNK; translated from the coding sequence GTGAAGAAGTTTCTTACTATAAGCTCTTTGCTTATTGCACCTGAGATGGTAGCAAAAGCAATAAGAAGTCATTGGAGTATTGAAAACAGTTCATACTGGGTGCTTGATGTAATTTTTAAAGAAGATGAATCAAGAATTTGTCTAGAAAATGCCCCTGAATATATGGCAATATTTAGGCATTTTGCAATGAATTTATTATTAAAAAACAAATAA
- a CDS encoding trimeric intracellular cation channel family protein produces MFLYIVDLLGTAIFAVSGVSMAFRLKMDAVGVLVLASVVAIGGGTIRDIVLDVPVFWLTDNNYIWVVIATCILMIVFTKKPTRLPWYILPVSDAFGLAFFAIMGAEKALHYGFSPTVAVLMGTLTGCGGGAIRDVLAGQIPFIFQKEIYASACIMGATVYCLLDYSHLPRFVNVLVGIAVVLAIRLTAIKWQLSLPTFSKD; encoded by the coding sequence ATGTTTCTATATATTGTCGATCTGCTTGGTACGGCTATTTTTGCGGTTTCTGGTGTTTCAATGGCATTTAGATTAAAAATGGATGCTGTCGGGGTTTTAGTGTTGGCGAGTGTTGTTGCCATTGGAGGGGGAACTATTCGAGATATTGTATTAGATGTTCCTGTTTTTTGGCTTACTGATAATAACTATATTTGGGTGGTCATTGCAACTTGTATACTAATGATTGTATTCACTAAAAAACCTACCCGTCTACCTTGGTATATCTTGCCCGTTTCTGATGCTTTTGGATTAGCATTTTTTGCTATTATGGGGGCTGAAAAGGCACTGCATTATGGATTTTCTCCTACTGTTGCAGTGTTAATGGGAACCCTCACAGGATGTGGTGGTGGTGCAATTCGAGATGTATTGGCAGGTCAAATTCCCTTTATTTTTCAAAAAGAAATTTATGCCTCTGCTTGTATTATGGGCGCTACCGTATACTGTTTATTAGATTATTCTCACTTACCACGTTTTGTAAATGTATTGGTAGGCATAGCTGTCGTATTAGCTATTCGTTTAACTGCAATAAAATGGCAACTTTCTTTACCTACTTTTTCTA
- a CDS encoding ATP-binding protein has translation MLKRKAYDKLIEWKQQSLGKTALLINGARRVGKSYLCKVFAQNEYKSHLIIDFANVPKEIKNLFEEESYDLDLFFLKLSAFYGVILYERETLFIFDEIQQYPRARQLIKYLVQDGRYDYIETGSLLSIKRNVQDIVIPSEEEHIFLYPLDFEEFLWAMGDKTTIPMLKTFFHKKQPLGQALHRKTLNYFRQYMLIGGMPQVVDNYIKNKDFIAADKIKRNILTLYRNDIAKFARNYQNKVLAIFDEIPGQLSKKEKKYTLSALSKNARLREYEDAFMWLSDAMIVNTCFNTTDPNVGLALSSDFSTRKCYMADTGLLLTLAFYDNEQLHSEVYKNILFDKLNINEGMLMENIVAQILRTQGYRLFFYSRRDKENTKNNMEIDFLLSHNKKISAVEVKSSSYRKHSSLDKFNLKFNHKIEQSIILYQKDLMIKDNVLHLPIYMAMFL, from the coding sequence ATGCTAAAAAGAAAAGCGTATGATAAATTGATTGAATGGAAGCAGCAATCATTAGGTAAAACTGCTCTTTTGATTAATGGTGCTAGACGAGTCGGCAAAAGCTATTTGTGTAAAGTCTTTGCTCAAAATGAATATAAAAGTCATTTAATTATTGATTTTGCTAATGTTCCAAAAGAGATTAAAAATTTATTTGAAGAAGAAAGCTATGATCTTGATTTGTTTTTTCTCAAACTATCTGCATTTTATGGTGTTATTCTTTATGAAAGAGAAACGTTATTTATTTTTGATGAGATACAACAATACCCAAGAGCAAGGCAGTTAATTAAATATTTGGTTCAAGATGGGCGTTATGATTATATTGAAACTGGTTCTTTGTTATCAATAAAACGTAATGTTCAAGATATTGTTATTCCATCAGAAGAAGAGCATATTTTTCTTTATCCACTAGATTTTGAAGAATTTTTATGGGCAATGGGCGACAAAACCACAATCCCGATGCTAAAAACTTTTTTTCATAAAAAACAGCCATTAGGACAGGCTTTACATCGTAAAACTTTAAATTATTTTAGACAATATATGTTAATAGGTGGAATGCCACAGGTTGTTGATAATTATATAAAAAATAAAGATTTTATTGCGGCTGATAAAATTAAGCGAAATATTTTAACTTTATATCGTAATGATATTGCTAAGTTTGCAAGGAATTATCAGAATAAGGTATTGGCTATTTTTGATGAAATTCCAGGACAATTATCTAAAAAAGAAAAAAAATATACATTATCAGCATTATCTAAAAATGCACGTTTACGAGAATATGAAGACGCATTTATGTGGTTATCTGATGCAATGATTGTTAATACTTGCTTCAATACAACAGATCCTAATGTGGGGTTGGCACTAAGCAGTGATTTTAGTACAAGAAAATGCTATATGGCAGATACAGGTTTACTATTAACACTGGCATTTTATGATAATGAGCAATTACATTCAGAAGTTTATAAAAATATTTTATTTGATAAATTAAATATAAATGAAGGAATGTTGATGGAAAATATCGTAGCTCAAATATTAAGAACGCAAGGATATCGTTTATTTTTCTATTCTAGAAGAGATAAAGAAAATACTAAAAATAATATGGAAATAGACTTTTTATTATCTCACAATAAAAAAATTAGTGCTGTTGAAGTAAAGTCATCAAGTTATCGTAAACATAGTTCTTTGGATAAATTTAATTTGAAATTTAACCATAAAATAGAACAATCAATCATTCTTTATCAAAAAGATTTAATGATAAAAGATAATGTTTTGCATTTACCGATTTATATGGCTATGTTTTTATAG